The sequence CGATCGGATAGGCGAAGTCGGGCTTGAACAGCTGGAAGTAGGCAGCGAGCACCGCGGTGCTGAGGAGCAGGAACGCCATGTAGACGAACCAGTGCATGATCCCGACCCAGTGCCACTGGAGCATCCGCGTGTGGAGGAAGGTCTCCTTCAGCATCGTCACCGCGCGAGCGGCGGGGTTGTCGGCACGGCCGGGCGCGGGCTGGCCGCTCCGGATGACGGCCAGCATCTTTCGTACGGCGGGGACCAACAGCGCCAGGGCGGCGATGGTGAGGCCGAACGAGACGACGATCGCGGCGATCTGCATGAGGGACAGGCTCCTCTTCACATGGGTGTGTCTGCGCGGAGCCTATGACCCCGGGGGAGGGGTGGCATGGGACCTACGCGAGTGCGGACAATCCTACCCGCAGGTAACTTGAGCAGGTCGCCGATGTGAGCCGTCTGACTCGCGACCCGAGGGTGGGTCAGCGTCGCCGTACGTCGACGACACGACCACTGCGACCGAGCTCCACCCGCAGCACGACCTTGCGGTCGCCGCCCGTGCGGGCGCAGTAGGTGAACGTGTCGCCGAGCCGCTCGTAGGGCTGGCCGACGCGGAACAGCAGCCGCTTGGTCGACGTCCCCGGTCGGGCCAGCCGTAGGAACCGCGAGACCTTCTTGCGCAGTCCGGGGTTGCGGCACGAGTCGGCGGCCACCCCCTCGGCGCGCTCCCACGTCTGGAGGTAGGCCTCGGCGCCGCGCAGCATGTCGTCCTTGATCGCGTCTCCCTCGGCGCCGGCGACCTTCGAGATGTCCTCGATCCAGTCGGGGTAGAGGCCGTACTGCGCGACCCCGTCGATGTTGAGGTCGTAGACCCGTTGGCCGGCGCGCTGCTTGGCGACCTTGACCCCGTTGAAGCCGGTGAAGGGGTAGCTGACCGGGTTGGGCACGTCGGCACCACGTGGGTTGCCCTGGGCTCCGAGGCCGTTGATGTCGGCGCCGTACCCGAAGCCGAAGTAGTAGCGCTCGTCCGCCCACCCGAGGTGACGCCGCCACTTGGCCACGAAGCCCGTCGAGTCGCCTGCGTATGGCGCGACGTAGCCGCCGAGGGCATAGATCCGCGGGTAGGCGTCCGGGGTCGACCACGAGTGGCTGGACAGCGCTCCGGGATAGCGCCGCGCCTCGAGCCGGTCGAGGAGGGCGTCGCGGGCCTTGACGCTCATGTGGTCGGGGTCGATCAGCATGTGCTTGTCGGCGAGCCGGTCGACCAGGTGGGCGCCGAGGCCCGTCAGCCCGCGGGTGTTGCAGTGCATCGGTGTGCCGTAGAGCGGAAGGGCGGCGAGGTTGAGCAGACCGCTGACCTGCCCGACGGCGCCGAAGAGCGCGTCCTGCTGGCCGGCGCTGATGTCGGGGGCCGCGAGCTGCGTCTTGTCCGCGCTCTCGCCGTCGGCCGGCTCGCAGTGCCGCATGTCCCAGTAGGAGGCCGTCTCGAGGAAGTTGGCGGCGTTGACGACGACGCCGGTCTCGCCGTTGTCGCCGGCCACCCCGGACAGTGCGTTGTCGAACTTGTTGACGAGCTCCATCTGGCGTACGCCGAGCTCGTGCATCTCGTCGAGCTGCTGGTCGATGCCGGCTGGGTCGCACTGGTTGACGTCGCCGGTCGGCACCTTCTTGTAGGTGCAGCCGAAGGGCACGCTGGTCTCGATGCCCATCACCACGGCGAGCTTGCCGGCGTTGATCACGCGACGCGCCTGCCAGGGGGAGCGGACGATGCGATACCAGCCGCGGCCTGGGCCGCCTGCCTGTGCGTCGATGTAGTCCTGGAGCTCATACATCCGCTTGGCCTGCAGCCGCAGCGAGTCCATGTCGTCGCAGGAGTTCTTCTTGAGCGGATAGAGCTCGCACAGCTTGTTGTTCTCGACGAGCAGGTTGACGAAGATCCGCTGGCCGGCACGCCAGGAGCGCTCGAGCCACTTGTAGTAGGTGCCTTCGTGGGTCAAGGACTCCGGCGCCGGCCAGTCCTTGAAGGTCGGCCAGCCGACCGGGTCGTGGCCCGGCTTTCCGCCCAGTGCGGTCTCGAGGGCGGCGCCGTAGCCGTCGGTGGCGGAGTGGTCGGGGCAGTCGACCAGCGCGAGCTCGGGGCCGTAGGGATGCCACGGGCGGCCGCAGTGGACGGCTCCGCCGAGGAACTCGAACGCCATG comes from Nocardioides piscis and encodes:
- a CDS encoding peptidase, whose translation is MHTSPRRSIRRLVAAALVASALVATALVLPDSVAPATGALRTSLEAGSTPALADDGHDHDHGDPESKNAISRGGTVSAATEDPTSRREARDAAAYVASQRRLRDPRLTTVPVRPKRTRTPANRYAMAGGCYTLLRGGEPVRFRATRLGSYLLIDRDRAFLAADGSRSAQPSPSTEWVATQAGRRMRLTAQGRALTVDDKSSFRLRVARGCPGYAESQVGVKGRPHAGVTPFQEVRGYVDAHTHGMAFEFLGGAVHCGRPWHPYGPELALVDCPDHSATDGYGAALETALGGKPGHDPVGWPTFKDWPAPESLTHEGTYYKWLERSWRAGQRIFVNLLVENNKLCELYPLKKNSCDDMDSLRLQAKRMYELQDYIDAQAGGPGRGWYRIVRSPWQARRVINAGKLAVVMGIETSVPFGCTYKKVPTGDVNQCDPAGIDQQLDEMHELGVRQMELVNKFDNALSGVAGDNGETGVVVNAANFLETASYWDMRHCEPADGESADKTQLAAPDISAGQQDALFGAVGQVSGLLNLAALPLYGTPMHCNTRGLTGLGAHLVDRLADKHMLIDPDHMSVKARDALLDRLEARRYPGALSSHSWSTPDAYPRIYALGGYVAPYAGDSTGFVAKWRRHLGWADERYYFGFGYGADINGLGAQGNPRGADVPNPVSYPFTGFNGVKVAKQRAGQRVYDLNIDGVAQYGLYPDWIEDISKVAGAEGDAIKDDMLRGAEAYLQTWERAEGVAADSCRNPGLRKKVSRFLRLARPGTSTKRLLFRVGQPYERLGDTFTYCARTGGDRKVVLRVELGRSGRVVDVRRR